A window of Planctomycetota bacterium contains these coding sequences:
- a CDS encoding right-handed parallel beta-helix repeat-containing protein translates to MADGQWHSLLALALLGAGRLIPLACAAGPPAGAVRTGPDDPASLQRGIEAAARAGLKSVRVPEGTYRPPTPDRGPYLRFEGLADLEIDARGVTLARTDPTRGGIEFVRCRNVALRGMTLVNETPPFTQGRIEKIAPDGAWLELRVDAGYPAAYLERPQTGYVFDPRTRQWKPGSHDMGFTSGEMLGGNLVRLHFHHPIRPAAEALEAGDLMAFRGPGQRDILVAGCSGMRIEGVAILAGGGFCIHDDGGEGGNHYSYTVTYGPKPPGATAAPLIACNADAFHSSGARKGPTLDGCRFEGMPDDGVAIHGTYAMVIEAEGKDWVIATRWGNFFRAGDPLRLFDLQGALAGEATVVAVNRAEGYTPKALPDDKHFKETRNFWRLTLDRPLPAAALGCRISTPAANGSGYVVRHCVIRNHRARGLLLKADDGLVEGNTVDGSTIAALIIAPEYWWNEACYSRHVVVRGNTFRRAGYATTGAWDARPGIVSIAGEGDRKGIAHGHQHIVLEGNTFLENDGINLFVDGAQDVLVKGNRFDRAQGRPSRRGADRGFDPGVLIWLSNCEGVRFENNTVAARGPCGTALLKATVTAVRLVGDKDGVTVGR, encoded by the coding sequence ATGGCCGACGGGCAGTGGCATTCGCTGTTGGCTCTCGCGCTCCTGGGCGCGGGGCGGCTGATTCCCCTGGCGTGTGCCGCGGGCCCGCCGGCCGGCGCCGTGCGCACCGGCCCCGACGACCCTGCGTCGCTCCAGCGCGGCATCGAGGCCGCGGCCCGGGCGGGGCTCAAGAGCGTGCGGGTTCCCGAGGGCACGTATCGCCCGCCAACGCCCGATCGCGGGCCGTATCTGAGGTTCGAGGGGCTGGCCGACCTCGAGATAGACGCCCGCGGCGTCACCCTGGCCCGCACCGACCCGACCCGCGGCGGCATCGAGTTCGTGCGCTGCCGCAACGTCGCGCTCCGCGGCATGACGCTCGTCAACGAGACTCCGCCATTCACCCAGGGCCGCATCGAGAAGATCGCGCCGGACGGCGCCTGGCTCGAGTTGCGGGTGGACGCGGGCTATCCCGCGGCCTACCTCGAGAGGCCCCAGACGGGCTACGTCTTCGACCCCCGCACGCGGCAATGGAAGCCGGGCAGCCACGACATGGGCTTCACGAGCGGCGAAATGCTCGGCGGAAACCTCGTGCGGCTGCACTTCCACCACCCGATCCGGCCCGCCGCCGAGGCGCTCGAGGCCGGCGACCTCATGGCCTTCCGCGGCCCGGGCCAGCGCGACATCCTCGTGGCCGGGTGCAGCGGGATGCGCATCGAGGGCGTCGCCATCCTCGCCGGAGGCGGCTTCTGCATCCACGACGACGGCGGCGAGGGCGGCAACCACTACTCCTACACCGTCACTTATGGCCCCAAGCCGCCCGGCGCCACCGCCGCCCCGCTCATCGCCTGCAACGCCGACGCCTTCCACTCCAGCGGCGCCCGCAAGGGGCCGACCCTTGACGGCTGCCGCTTTGAGGGCATGCCGGACGACGGCGTGGCCATCCACGGCACCTACGCCATGGTGATCGAGGCCGAGGGCAAGGATTGGGTGATCGCCACGCGCTGGGGCAACTTCTTCCGCGCGGGCGATCCCCTGCGCCTCTTCGACCTTCAGGGCGCGCTCGCCGGCGAGGCGACGGTCGTCGCGGTGAACCGCGCCGAAGGCTACACCCCCAAGGCCCTGCCCGACGACAAGCACTTCAAGGAGACCCGCAACTTCTGGCGCTTGACCCTCGACCGCCCGCTGCCCGCCGCCGCGCTCGGCTGCCGCATCAGCACCCCCGCCGCCAACGGCAGCGGCTACGTCGTCCGCCACTGCGTCATCCGCAACCACCGCGCCCGCGGCCTGCTGCTGAAGGCCGACGACGGACTCGTCGAGGGCAACACCGTGGACGGCAGCACCATCGCGGCCCTCATCATCGCCCCCGAGTACTGGTGGAACGAGGCCTGCTACAGCCGCCACGTCGTCGTGCGTGGCAACACCTTCCGCCGCGCCGGCTACGCCACCACGGGGGCGTGGGACGCGCGGCCCGGCATCGTCAGCATCGCCGGCGAGGGCGACCGCAAGGGCATCGCACACGGCCACCAGCACATCGTGCTCGAGGGCAACACCTTCCTCGAGAACGACGGGATCAACCTGTTCGTGGACGGCGCTCAGGACGTGTTGGTGAAGGGCAACCGCTTCGACCGCGCGCAGGGGCGTCCGAGCCGTCGCGGCGCCGACCGTGGTTTTGACCCGGGCGTCCTCATCTGGCTCAGCAACTGCGAGGGGGTTCGCTTCGAGAACAACACCGTCGCCGCCCGCGGCCCCTGCGGCACCGCCCTCCTCAAGGCCACCGTGACGGCGGTGCGCCTCGTCGGTGACAAGGATGGCGTGACCGTGGGAAGGTGA